The DNA sequence AACCCCTTTGTGATTGTCCACTTTAAGACTTTAACAAGGAGGGAAAGAAGATCAGAAAACGACAAACTGGGGCAACGCAAAAATGAACTTCATGGTAAAAGCAGTTTAGATGCAAGGCTAATAAAATCATCTTTATGGATCTAAGTCTGGTGGAAACTCAAGTAAACTCAAGTAAGCCTACTGTAATTAAGTAGGCTTCAATTTTGACGtattttcttttactcttttaGTCCAtatcagaaggaaatattgtatttttttactccAGTGCACATATTTGGCAGCTATGTTTGTTAATTTTTGGATTAAGATTTAGATATTCTAACAAAAATTaatgcattgttaaagattaatcCAACCCTTTTAAGCTCTAGTTAGAGCCCCCTTTTCTTTGAGTTAATCAGTTCCACCAAAGAGTGATTTCACAGATGGTTTGTGATAAAATTGTtcaacatttcaccaaaaaaaagcaaaaatttgaGAACGTTCTGCCAAATATACACTAATGTATATAGTACAACTTTGCCTTTTCTTGATTCCTTAATAATCTCACGACCACCTAGATTTATCTTGTGTCCTTTTGGAGGGgtccaacccctaggttgggaaccactggacttaaGGACTAACTGTGTGTATTTGAAGTAGCAACACCTCCAACAGGACACTGCTGCTTACACATATTAACACTCTAATAGTGTCATCAGTCACAGGAGCTATTTTTCCCCCAGAATGCTAATTTTTGATACCTCATATGCATTTTGTTGTCAACCCTTCTTCACTCAAGTAGGATTCTGAATGACTTTTACTcataattaagtatttttacattgctgtacttTCACATAAAAGATCTGAGCTCTTCTTTCACCACTAAAGACCCTCTTGGAATGGTTAATTTTTAGGTTTATAGGGGCCTCCCATCTGTGGCCCTTTCCCCCCAAATCACCAATAGGTGCATATCTTCTTTTGACCAGTCTCTCCATTGCATAGTTTTATATCTTGCACCAAATCAAGAGGAGGTTCTTGGACTGAGTCTTGCCGTCGTTCCTGAAGGGCtctcatcatcaccatcatctaATTTATGGGCCTAATTAGTGATTTTTGTCCTCTTGCATGGTTTCTCTATCCACCACATGCTTAATGAAGGCATTTTCTGCCATCTGACAATAACGGTCATCTCAAATAATGATATGCCGATTTCACTTGGTGCTCTGCTGATTAGCAGAGATTAAAGAAAGAGATCCAAAACGTGGTGAATAATGTGATCAGTGCAGGCTGAGCCTACAGGCCTATACGTTATATTGACGCATGgattaataataagaataatgaaAGTGATATTTTTTGTCTATATTTGTGAAGTGGACATCCATAACTGcacaaaaaaggggaaaaagcAAGATCATGACGGCTTTAGGTTGTaatcatttcttcttttctgagAGCCACACTAGAAAATAATAAAGGAATGGGGAACATCTGAACAATTAGGTGAACTCTGGTCAGGAGAAGAAGAGTTAATGAGCTGCCGGTGTCATGTGCATTGAGAGGAGCATTAGCGGCCAGAATCCATATTTACCAGTTGTGCGCAGGCATTAGAATAGGCCGCTAATGCCGCGCACACTCTCTCCCCCCTTATTTTCATTAGGCTCTGATGACTGCGGAATTGATGCGGCCTGCAAGTTATCAAGAGCCACTAATTTCACATTAACGACCATTGACTGCGGTTGCTTGATTCGAGGGGGTTTTTGACAATTATCACAATCAGGATTGGAGCCCAAATCGTTTACCTTGACTCCGTGATTATTTGCTCCGAGCCGAGGCGCACATTGCAAAATTGTATGGTGTCAAAAACTCGTAAATAATGAGGAGACCAGGAGGAACGGCTATCTCTTTCCaacccccgccccccctcctctctctctcacacacacacatacacacacacacacacacacagagatagatagatagatagatagatagatagatagatagatagatagatagatagatagatagataggttcTAAATATAGACTCAATAAgagtaaaaataacataaaacgGAAAAGAAGATTATGTCTCTCAAAGCTAGAGAAATCCAAAGTTTAGGAGCCACATTCTCAAAGGCACAGTCTCATTTAGTTTTAAGCCATGGGGCGAGGAACGACCAACAAATCCTGACCACAAAACCTCACAGACTTACTGGTGATGTAGGCCTGTAGTAGGCTAGTTGTTGTAGCAGCAGTAATGCAGGCAGGTGCCTGACCATGCAGAGCTCTAAAAGTGATGACAAATATCTTTAATTGGACATTGAAATTGATGGGAAGTCAGTGTACAAAAAtcaagatagatagatatggATTACCTCAGCTGAAACTTAATGTAATCAATTACTCAATTTCttaaatctgataaaaaaatattgggATTTATTTAGTCCcataatgcattttttatgatgatgatgatgatgatgatgatgatgatgattattgttattataaaagaaaaatgcgCTCTGGCTGATGACAGTACAAAATTATTTCTTGTTATGGTTGTTAAATGCCTTATAGACTTAATGAGGAAAAAGCATTTTCACtatgaaagcagaaaataactcaaatgaagaaaaaaaactaaagagtAAGATAATAGTGGAGGACCTGTGCTGAAAGTAACCTACGAAGACTTTGGCAAGTAATAAATATGTTGTAAAagtacagtgtgtatgttttcttcatcttcttctttattGACATAACAGTTACAATTTCCTCTTCCACAAAGTGATCATATACAGAATATCAAAAATATCCATCTTacagttaaaatgtaaaaaatgaagtaaaaatgaaaactctGAGCTAGGGGGATTTACAGTTCATACAGagattttaaacagaaaacaggcATTCATGGTTTTTACAGCCTTTGGATTAGAAGAAAATCGGTTTGAATCAGTGTTCTGTTTGACCTCCTTTGTGAAAACCAAGAAGTTAGGCTTTTTACCTGTAAATTTGCCATTATGAATAAGAAATTTagccaacaaaataaaaatatttgtaatatataACTGGTTATTCAATCTAGAGGTATCTAAAGATACTACTACACATCTCTTTATATAGGCTAGTCAATGATACACATGTATGTAACCAGTAGTTCTCGCGAGATTCCAAGTTGTCACATGATCACGCTGGGccaaaaacaggaaatcatGGTTTGTTTggagtgagagacagaaagaagaggagCAGACGACTGCATCTCCCTTCTTCAAGCATGTCTCTTTACAAAAACAGCgcgttttttgttttgtcactcATCTATATTTACGCTCTTGTGTCTAGCGATGGAGCTAACATCACTATTTCATACGCAGCAGACAAATTGAAAGTGATCCCGACGCTGAGCCCTGCTGTTGTGGTCCCCTCGCCTGTATTTAATCCTACTGTGTTGGACTCTTTCGTCTCTCTCAACCTGCTGTCTACTTTCCCAGAGGACCAGGAGATCAGCGAGTACTGCAGCGAGCTGCTTCACATATTCGGCCAGCGGTATGTCGCCTATGTGAACTGCTTGGTGCCCGCTGCCCGACCTGTCAAAGTGTGTCTCAACTGCTTCTCCACCTATGACAGCCTGATTGTCACATACAACAACATCTCTTCGGACAAGGTGCGGCCCGAATACAAAgctctttctgtgttttagCTGGCAGTAGACCGTCTCAAGGCCTTGTTTGTGCGCAGTCACGAGTCACGAGTCTTGTGATGTGACTTAATGGTGGTGACGAATTTGAGGAAACAAGACTTTTATCTGCTTAAAATAGCAGCAAGCTGAGCAAAACTGTTGTTTGAGCTTATCTGTTAACCAAGAGGGCCTAGAAACTATTTGAGTGCatgttaaaggacgggttcacattTCCAAGTCcgtgtaaagcaataataaatatgtgttctgagtttgtcacacaatgaatgattaaaaaagtcAAGTCATTGAATTAGGTTTCAAATCgtgtaaaaataaatagtattctctgctctgaaacgcTGGGGGCGTGTCCGCTGAGGGCTCTGAACCCAACTGAACAGCAGGAGTTAACAACGCTCATATCAAACTTGcgtataaaaatacacaatttaaaataggccttgtttgttGGTGTAAGGCAAGCAAGATGTGTGATATCTGATAATAAAGTAACtttaggagccactgtttaatttgGCACATATTTTGTAGATAAATGTGGActttttgcagtaaaaatgtaatttaaacctgcagtgcggaacttttacatataaatgaatgtcttaCCTTCCCTCGCAATACAAGCCCTTGCATACGAGTTCACACAATACTGATCAAGCCTATCACGCTCAGAttaatctctctgtatttcacagtatacaggaTTTTAAATCTCATGGGGGACAGTCCCGCGCTGGCTGTTTGAGTGCGCACCCAGAGACTTCCGCCGGCTGAGCcggctaacttccggttagccctctgctaatttgaatggggataaaataattgaattgttTGGCtattctagactttccaaatgttattggactaAATCGATCAAATTGTAAAACTAGACATTTCacaggggttgtgtgacgcttGCAGCAATTTGACTCACAAACAAAACTCAACTCAGTTACTATTGTATATATTCCATGACTGAAAAGGAGCAGGGAGAAGGAAATCTTATTTGCCTGCCCCTAactcaaaacataaataaacaatagaaaTAGATGGTCTGTCAGTTACAGTTACTTAACAATCACTGCTTATAGTAACATGAGAAAAAATCAAAAGCCATACTTAATAATTCACCATCAACTAAGGAAGGTCATCACCTGTCAACTGCATACAGTctaattattctttctttatgcATTTGCtaactgaaaaatatttgtacagcCCTTTAAATCATTCTGTAGAGAACTCCACAGTTTGATGCCACATACTGAAATACACATCTGCTTTAAAGTAGTCCATGCATACTGATGCTTAAAGTCCTCTGAACTAAAAGTAAACAACTTCTGTAAATTTTCTGGCAATACCGTACATAACTATTAACTGCATGTCTGTAACTCAACCAATTCTTTAAGTTGAATTAGTCCTGACTTAATAAAAAGTCTTACCAATCTTACTGCTCTTTTCTGTAATATAAACAATGGCTTTATGTTGCTCATATATGTGTTACCCCACACTTCCACGCTGTAAGTAAAATATGGCAAAAGAAGTGAACAGTAGAGAATTTGCTTTGCCTTATAATCTAGCACATACTCTGCTTTgttcaaaacagaaatattctttgactttttttttttacatgtgctATATGCGATTTCCATGTCAGTTTGTCATTCATTATTACACCCAAAAGTCATAATTCAAATACTCTTTCAATATCAACTCCATCCATAGACAATGAAtctttttcatccttttttcaTTAGCAAAAACCATCAACGTAGTTTTGTTCAAAATTACGGATAACTTATTTTAATGAAACCATTGTTTAAGTTTGaccatttaaaagtttatctgaagctaatatgaagcttcaatcCAGTCGATCTCTATCAactttacagtctgtttagaaccaaagtccctctttttgttcctATACTttcaccgcagctcaacagggaaacaatgtagaggaaacacaaagcCTGACGCCTCTTATAAGTGTCAGATaagcttttaaatgcatttttgcacaaaatgactgtatggacacactgtggattttggcccccatcacttacactgaaagcacatttgaaagggatcttttaatagtcagtatgaacaggaggaatgattacagcgaggaaaacctctttcagcgttcatatgggcacctgactgctgttttcagacaaacttgaaaaactgtgaacctatcctttaaactGTGCCTGTGTATCCTCAGATGGGTCCTGGTAATGTGAGCTGCAGGGACAGTCTTCTGCGCAGTGATCGGCTGATGCTGGTGTATCTGCTGTACAGCAACGTGGACAGTCTGTGGACCAAATCAAACTGTGACCGTAAGTCTTCAGCAGGAATTTGATTCTCCCACCAGTTATTAGGAgattgacatacagtatctgcattATTGGGATTTTATCTGTTATTAGGAAtacatgtctttgtgttttcttgatgcacacacacatttgtatgtatgtgacCACAGAGGTCAGAGTGGAGGGTCAAGTAAAGGCAGTAAGATTCAGTGTTCTGCTTTAGGGTGATTTAATTAAAGTGGAAAGATAATGTTGCAGAGATCAAACATGTGACTTTCATTTTATCTGATAAACTCTCCAGCCATCAGGATGCCCAATATGATCCACAGCAGCCCTTGACTTTATGAGATAAATACATCAGAATTGTTAGATCTCCACACTGTTTTCTGCCAGTAGGACgatgtgagagcatgatttTCTCATGAAGCTGTATTTGGTTTTTTTGAAGGGCTAATGAttagtttcattttcaattagTCTTTGGATTTCCTTGATTAATAGGTTGTTTGATTGATAACATTTCAGATATCAAAAAGCTAGTTCCTCTAACCAACACTCCACACGTCAAATCAGGgtatctgcaggtcttgaaaagtcttgaaaataattaaattcagTTTCCTCAACAAAAGGCTCCCTTTCACCTACCGTAGACAGTAACTTTTTTTGTATGTGGTTGTTGGCTATTAGGAGACGTTCTACATCTCTAAACTACAAGTGAGACTGGTGCGACAGGGTTTCAGTCAGCACCATCAGACCTGT is a window from the Thunnus thynnus chromosome 18, fThuThy2.1, whole genome shotgun sequence genome containing:
- the ostm1 gene encoding osteopetrosis-associated transmembrane protein 1, whose translation is MSLYKNSAFFVLSLIYIYALVSSDGANITISYAADKLKVIPTLSPAVVVPSPVFNPTVLDSFVSLNLLSTFPEDQEISEYCSELLHIFGQRYVAYVNCLVPAARPVKVCLNCFSTYDSLIVTYNNISSDKMGPGNVSCRDSLLRSDRLMLVYLLYSNVDSLWTKSNCDHCINKDPPSLTNDTVYFMSTLNQTLTCFEKHQQGNQTELCKSCKTIYRSVNELYGRMEKNQTMCIDIEDAMNITRKLWSKTYNCSFPREETVPVIAVSSFMLFLPIIFYLSSFLHSEQKKRKLIHPKRAKSYASLMNIQDKMS